The Triticum aestivum cultivar Chinese Spring chromosome 7B, IWGSC CS RefSeq v2.1, whole genome shotgun sequence genome window below encodes:
- the LOC123158933 gene encoding uncharacterized protein DDB_G0283697 translates to MELELEAGGGGGRVVSLSSESPSAELGRGDLVLADRNISRRHVSLRLVGGGEPGVAFEVVGRNPVLVRSPVGGDKVYRRGEAGELRAGDGLSLSLKAPSFWTVRRTAGEEEAVEGAEVEVDTAVLDAVARREKRTRERKERERERRASEEAMEVTKEDVMAASGDDDLDEEVEDLKIDLDSIDPVQEFGFLSVGHEFDNYPKGRIRPPKDWNWFLEEIRKGSDDEDDDDVSNTGRKSRGRSRANKKKKKIEGEDDDEWTDESEDGKDTLLTGASVKRPKKYVTRSKDPKKPRKENSKTENEDTADEQDETDEDDEADETLGGFIVGEEDEDEPMEELSEEEEEDEFDDEDEDD, encoded by the exons ATGGAGCTGGAGCTcgaagcaggcggcggcggcggaagagtgGTTTCCCTCTCCAGCGAGTCCCCGTCGGCCGAGCTCGGCCGCGGCGACCTGGTTCTCGCAGACCGCAACATATCGCGCCGCCACGTCTCCCTCCGCCTCGTCGGCGGCGGGGAGCCTGGGGTCGCCTTCGAGGTCGTAGGGAGGAACCCCGTGCTCGTCCGCTCGCCAGTCGGAGGAGACAAGGTGTACCGCCGCGGCGAGGCGGGCGAGCTCCGGGCCGGGGACGGGCTGTCTCTGTCGCTGAAGGCGCCGTCATTCTGGACGGTGCGGAGGACggccggggaggaggaggcggttgagggtgcggaggtggaggtggacacCGCGGTGCTAGACGCGGTGGCGAGGCGGGAGAAGCGGAcgcgggagaggaaggagagggaaagggagaggCGAGCGTCGGAGGAGGCCATGGAGGTGACGAAGGAGGATGTTATGGCGGCGTCCGGTGATGACGATTTGGATGAGGAAGTAGAGGATCTGAAAATTGATCTTGATAGCATCGACCCGGTTCAAG AGTTTGGTTTTTTGTCGGTGGGTCATGAATTTGACAATTACCCTAAGGGCCGGATTCGCCCTCCGAAGGATTGGAACTGGTTCCTAGAGGAAATAAGGAAGGGCagcgatgatgaagatgacgacgatgttAGTAACACGGGACGTAAATCAAGGGGTCGTAGTCGtgcgaacaagaagaagaaaaagatagagggtgaagatgatgatgagtgGACTGATGAGAGCGAAGATGGAAAAGACACCCTGCTAACAGGCGCTAGTGTGAAGAGACCAAAAAAGTATGTAACAAGATCGAAAGACCCCAAAAAACCTCGCAAGGAGAACTCAAAAACAGAAAATGAGGATACGGCGGATGAACAGGATGAGACAGATGAAGATGATGAAGCAGATGAGACACTGGGAGGTTTTATAGTCGGAGAAGAGGATGAGGATGAGCCTATGGAAGAGCTgagtgaggaagaagaggaagatgaattcgatgatgaagacgaggacGACTGA